From one Candidatus Sulfotelmatobacter sp. genomic stretch:
- the truB gene encoding tRNA pseudouridine(55) synthase TruB gives MLGFVNLFKPAGPTSTQFGARLRRLYRDSAEKLAIGHLGTLDPQASGVLPIALGKATRLLPLIRDRRKAYVCALVLGRATTTGDATGETLVERDVPPDLDARLVAALPRFTGTIAQIPPMYSALKRDGKRLYDLARAGQSVERPPRNVTLYALQLLGREGDVVRLRVACSEGTYIRTLCEDLAAACGTVGHMGALLREASGPFVLSESRLLEEVESDPAAALVSPERVIPLPTVVLDGRQAADFRAGRVVPLEQLPAETHVFVRDGARTLVGVGETVGALLAPRKVFV, from the coding sequence GTGCTCGGGTTCGTCAACTTGTTCAAGCCGGCGGGGCCGACGTCGACGCAGTTCGGCGCGCGGCTGCGGCGGCTGTACCGCGACTCGGCGGAAAAGCTCGCCATCGGGCACCTCGGCACGCTCGATCCGCAGGCCTCCGGCGTGCTGCCGATCGCGCTGGGCAAAGCGACGCGGCTGCTGCCGCTCATTCGCGACCGGCGCAAGGCGTACGTCTGCGCGCTGGTGCTCGGGCGGGCGACGACGACCGGCGACGCGACCGGCGAGACGCTGGTCGAGCGCGACGTGCCGCCCGATCTCGACGCGCGGCTGGTCGCGGCGCTCCCGCGATTCACCGGGACGATCGCGCAGATTCCGCCGATGTACTCGGCGCTCAAACGCGACGGTAAGCGGCTCTACGACCTCGCGCGAGCGGGTCAGAGCGTCGAGCGGCCGCCCCGCAACGTGACGCTCTACGCGTTGCAGCTGCTGGGGCGCGAGGGCGACGTCGTCCGCTTGCGCGTCGCGTGCAGCGAGGGGACGTACATTCGCACCTTGTGCGAAGACCTGGCCGCCGCGTGCGGCACGGTTGGGCACATGGGCGCGCTGCTGCGCGAGGCGTCGGGACCGTTCGTCCTCTCCGAGAGCCGGCTGCTCGAGGAGGTCGAGAGCGATCCGGCCGCCGCCCTGGTCTCGCCAGAACGCGTGATCCCGCTGCCCACCGTCGTGCTGGACGGGCGCCAGGCGGCGGACTTTCGGGCCGGACGCGTCGTGCCGCTCGAACAGCTGCCGGCCGAGACGCACGTCTTCGTGCGCGACGGCGCGCGCACGCTGGTCGGCGTCGGCGAGACGGTCGGTGCGCTGCTCGCGCCGCGCAAGGTGTTCGTGTGA
- the infB gene encoding translation initiation factor IF-2 yields MATGKVRIFELAKELGMTSKDLVALFGRLGLEAKNQLSVVEPKVADLLRAQLKGAKAAPKPAAAPAAAASPAPAAAVSAPAAAPKVAAAPPVAPTPLAADASDEALAPAAKPAAKAKATAKPARAAAESPAVAVTAEPVAAVEPSPVAAVPEAPPEPPPASVPAAQPAPEPTPVPQLRPVPPPAPARRPAAPQPGPATPQQPAARAGQPPSAGAQRPGVAPRPGQPGPLPPRRPLAPNEPVPTLRPVPSGQSSIRPPQRPPQRPLNPPAAGGNGQIPGRPGVAPRPGQGGPGQYQQPRPGAPGTPGGPVPGRRPVGNGPFRPIPGAQAPGPRPFGPRPGGGGPPLTPQGPNPSTGAPGGRPAARRGSREDLEAKKQREQEMLLEKRQRKGGPRLDRDGQPVQKLESIEIPDVLTVQELATSMIVPAADVIRELIRMGTMATINQNISSDQAIAVARKFGFNAIVKEAGEEVVVEQEEDKPEMLQPRPPVVTVLGHVDHGKTSLLDKIRSASVAAGEAGGITQKIGAYTVSQNGREITFIDTPGHEAFTAMRARGAKVTDVAILVVAADDGVMPQTKEAISHIKAAGVPIVVAINKMDKEDAQPDRVKQQLTDEGLQPVEWGGKIEMVPVSARTGNNIDQLLETVLLEADLRELKANPHRRAAGVVIESALDRGRGAVATVLVQNGTLRVGDVVVVGPTYGKIRALIDDKGKQTKKAGPSIPVEIMGLGEVPSAGDTLMVVSDEKSAREAAAKRSTKRRDVRMAVSTGGARVSLETFMSMPADGGRKTLNLVLKADGQGSVEALRARVEGLSTAEVDVRVILAGVGGITENDVNLASASSAVLIGFNIRPDEAVKRLAESEQVDLRFYQVIYDVENDLKKAMVGMLAPKFREIVLGRAEVREIFKVSKVGTIAGCYVQSGKITRNAKVRVLRDAAVVFDGEIESLRRFKDDVREVAENFECGIQVAKFGDLKNGDVIEAWTSELVAPELQPA; encoded by the coding sequence ATGGCAACCGGTAAGGTCAGAATTTTCGAGCTCGCCAAAGAGCTCGGCATGACGTCGAAGGACCTCGTCGCGCTCTTCGGGCGACTGGGTCTGGAGGCGAAGAACCAACTCAGCGTCGTCGAGCCGAAGGTCGCCGACCTGCTCCGCGCACAGCTCAAGGGGGCGAAAGCCGCTCCCAAGCCGGCTGCCGCGCCGGCCGCCGCCGCGTCGCCCGCGCCCGCTGCGGCCGTCTCCGCCCCGGCGGCCGCGCCGAAGGTCGCCGCGGCGCCGCCCGTCGCGCCGACCCCGCTCGCCGCGGACGCGTCGGATGAGGCCCTCGCGCCCGCCGCCAAGCCGGCCGCGAAGGCCAAGGCCACCGCGAAGCCTGCTAGGGCCGCCGCCGAGAGCCCGGCCGTCGCCGTGACGGCCGAGCCGGTCGCTGCCGTCGAGCCGTCGCCGGTCGCGGCGGTGCCCGAAGCGCCGCCCGAACCGCCGCCAGCGTCCGTCCCGGCCGCCCAACCCGCCCCCGAGCCGACCCCGGTCCCGCAGCTGCGGCCGGTCCCGCCGCCGGCGCCCGCGCGCCGTCCGGCCGCGCCGCAGCCCGGCCCGGCGACCCCGCAGCAGCCCGCCGCGCGTGCCGGCCAGCCGCCGTCCGCCGGCGCGCAGCGCCCCGGCGTCGCCCCGCGTCCCGGTCAGCCGGGCCCGTTGCCGCCCCGTCGCCCGCTGGCACCCAACGAGCCGGTGCCGACCCTGCGTCCGGTCCCCTCCGGTCAGTCGTCGATCCGGCCGCCGCAGCGCCCGCCGCAGCGGCCGCTCAACCCGCCGGCCGCCGGCGGCAACGGCCAGATCCCGGGCCGTCCCGGCGTCGCGCCGCGACCCGGCCAAGGTGGCCCCGGTCAGTACCAGCAGCCGCGCCCGGGCGCTCCCGGCACGCCCGGCGGTCCCGTCCCCGGTCGCCGTCCGGTCGGCAACGGCCCCTTCCGCCCGATCCCGGGCGCCCAAGCACCGGGCCCGCGTCCGTTCGGCCCGCGCCCCGGCGGCGGCGGTCCCCCGCTCACCCCGCAAGGCCCCAATCCGTCCACCGGTGCGCCCGGGGGACGCCCTGCCGCGCGCCGCGGCAGCCGCGAGGATCTCGAGGCCAAGAAGCAGCGCGAACAGGAGATGCTGCTCGAGAAGCGCCAGCGCAAGGGCGGTCCGCGTCTGGACCGCGACGGGCAGCCGGTGCAGAAGCTCGAGTCGATCGAGATCCCGGACGTGCTCACGGTGCAAGAGCTGGCGACCTCGATGATCGTCCCGGCCGCGGACGTCATCCGCGAGCTCATCCGCATGGGCACGATGGCGACGATCAACCAGAACATCAGCTCCGATCAGGCCATCGCGGTCGCGCGCAAGTTCGGGTTCAACGCGATCGTCAAGGAAGCCGGCGAGGAAGTCGTCGTCGAGCAGGAAGAGGACAAGCCGGAGATGCTGCAGCCGCGGCCGCCGGTCGTCACCGTCCTCGGCCACGTCGACCACGGCAAGACCTCGCTGCTCGACAAGATCCGCTCCGCGTCGGTCGCGGCCGGTGAAGCCGGCGGCATCACGCAGAAGATCGGCGCGTACACCGTCTCGCAGAACGGGCGCGAGATCACCTTCATCGACACCCCGGGCCACGAAGCGTTCACGGCGATGCGCGCGCGTGGCGCCAAGGTTACCGACGTCGCGATCCTGGTCGTGGCCGCCGACGACGGCGTCATGCCGCAGACGAAGGAAGCGATCTCGCACATCAAGGCCGCCGGCGTGCCGATCGTCGTCGCCATCAACAAGATGGACAAGGAAGACGCCCAGCCCGACCGCGTCAAGCAGCAGCTCACCGACGAAGGCCTCCAGCCGGTCGAGTGGGGCGGCAAGATCGAGATGGTCCCGGTCTCGGCGCGCACCGGCAACAACATCGATCAGCTGCTCGAGACCGTGCTGCTCGAAGCCGACTTGCGGGAGCTCAAAGCCAACCCGCACCGGCGCGCCGCCGGCGTCGTCATCGAGTCCGCGCTCGACCGCGGTCGCGGTGCGGTCGCGACGGTGCTCGTGCAAAACGGCACGCTGCGCGTCGGTGACGTCGTCGTCGTCGGACCGACCTACGGGAAGATCCGCGCGCTGATCGACGACAAGGGCAAGCAGACGAAGAAGGCCGGTCCCTCGATCCCGGTCGAGATCATGGGCCTGGGCGAAGTCCCGTCCGCCGGCGACACGCTGATGGTCGTCTCCGACGAGAAGTCGGCGCGCGAAGCGGCCGCCAAACGCTCCACCAAGCGTCGCGACGTCCGCATGGCGGTCTCCACCGGCGGCGCGCGCGTCTCGCTCGAGACGTTCATGTCGATGCCGGCCGACGGCGGCCGCAAGACCCTCAACCTCGTGCTCAAGGCCGACGGCCAAGGCTCGGTCGAGGCGTTGCGTGCTCGCGTCGAAGGCCTCTCGACGGCCGAGGTCGACGTCCGCGTCATCCTCGCCGGCGTGGGCGGCATCACCGAGAACGACGTCAACCTCGCTTCGGCGTCGAGCGCGGTGCTGATCGGCTTCAACATTCGTCCCGACGAAGCGGTCAAACGCCTCGCCGAGTCGGAGCAGGTCGACCTGCGCTTCTACCAGGTCATCTACGACGTCGAGAACGACCTCAAGAAGGCCATGGTCGGGATGCTGGCGCCGAAGTTCCGCGAGATCGTGCTCGGTCGCGCGGAAGTGCGCGAGATCTTCAAGGTCTCGAAGGTCGGGACGATCGCCGGTTGCTACGTGCAGTCCGGCAAGATCACGCGCAACGCCAAGGTCCGCGTCCTGCGCGATGCCGCCGTCGTGTTCGACGGGGAGATCGAGTCGCTGCGGCGCTTTAAGGACGACGTTCGCGAGGTTGCCGAAAACTTCGAGTGCGGCATCCAGGTGGCGAAGTTCGGCGACCTCAAGAACGGGGACGTCATCGAGGCGTGGACCTCGGAGCTCGTCGCGCCGGAGTTGCAGCCGGCGTAA
- the ribF gene encoding riboflavin biosynthesis protein RibF has translation MKIHHTLPERAPERARVVAVGFFDGFHLGHRAIVREALRERRAGERSAVLTFREHPSAFLRPGQEPPMIATLEERVNAFARAGVDEAYVLDFDASIASLTPAQFLDDVLVGRIGARAMVTGAGFRFGNKRAGDVPFAHAHMAANGRLAIGVTNTLLDGERVSSTRIRAAIQAADLETADRLLGASYTLRGAVAFGAGRGHDLGFPTANVGVPANKLLPPDGVYRITGRHDGRDYPGLVSIGTNPTFAGTGRTVEAWLLDFNGSLYGEELALRDLRFVRGQRRFDSVDDLVAQMREDASGVKFPTVV, from the coding sequence GTGAAGATCCATCACACGCTGCCCGAGCGCGCGCCCGAGCGCGCGCGCGTCGTCGCGGTCGGCTTCTTCGACGGCTTCCATCTCGGCCATCGCGCGATCGTCCGCGAGGCGCTGCGCGAGCGGCGCGCGGGCGAACGCAGCGCGGTACTGACGTTCCGCGAGCACCCCTCGGCCTTCTTGCGGCCCGGTCAGGAGCCGCCGATGATCGCGACGCTCGAAGAGCGTGTCAACGCCTTCGCGCGCGCCGGCGTCGACGAAGCGTACGTGCTGGACTTCGACGCCTCGATCGCCTCGCTCACGCCGGCGCAGTTCCTGGACGACGTGCTGGTGGGGCGCATCGGCGCCCGCGCCATGGTGACCGGTGCCGGCTTTCGCTTCGGCAACAAACGCGCCGGTGACGTCCCGTTCGCGCACGCGCACATGGCCGCGAACGGGCGGCTCGCGATCGGCGTAACCAACACGCTGCTCGACGGCGAGCGCGTCTCCTCGACGCGCATTCGGGCCGCGATCCAGGCCGCCGACCTCGAGACCGCGGACCGGCTGCTGGGCGCGTCGTACACGCTGCGCGGCGCGGTCGCCTTCGGCGCCGGGCGCGGTCACGATCTCGGCTTCCCGACCGCCAACGTCGGCGTGCCGGCCAACAAGTTGTTGCCGCCCGACGGCGTCTATCGCATCACCGGGCGGCACGACGGCCGCGACTACCCGGGGCTGGTGTCGATCGGCACCAACCCGACCTTCGCGGGCACGGGCCGCACCGTCGAGGCGTGGCTGCTCGACTTCAACGGCTCGCTCTACGGCGAGGAGCTGGCCTTGCGCGACCTGCGCTTCGTGCGCGGCCAGCGGCGCTTCGACTCCGTCGACGACCTGGTCGCGCAGATGCGCGAAGACGCCTCGGGCGTCAAGTTCCCGACCGTCGTCTGA
- a CDS encoding DHH family phosphoesterase codes for MSSTAGTVAISNTTEQVVAELRRRSSFVFVSHVKPDGDTLGAGLALGLALKQLGKRIGYFQQDPVPRNLRFLPDSQFVTREVPADLPADTLWVFCDMSDFTRAGEFLPAIARANMLDIDHHLGNSHFGALNYVIPTEASTGTCVLRLLHALEVEITPDIATCILTTIMTDTGAFMHTNTTADVLRMSAEMIELGADKPLITEEIFANKRFAATKLLGMALERAVLEQDGRYCWTYVDQAMLTAAHADGEDTEEIVQHLRAVEGVEAAALFKDYDGAVRVSLRSSGRINVQAAAVTLGGGGHFMASGLTYEGALPAAIDGVRAALKAQGL; via the coding sequence ATGAGTAGTACCGCCGGGACGGTGGCTATCTCGAACACCACCGAACAGGTCGTCGCGGAGCTGCGGCGGCGTTCGTCGTTCGTGTTCGTCTCCCACGTGAAGCCCGACGGCGACACGCTTGGAGCGGGGCTCGCGCTCGGACTGGCGCTCAAGCAGCTGGGCAAGCGGATCGGGTACTTTCAGCAGGATCCGGTGCCGCGGAATCTGCGCTTTCTGCCGGATTCGCAGTTCGTGACGCGCGAGGTGCCGGCGGATTTGCCGGCCGACACGCTGTGGGTCTTCTGCGACATGAGCGACTTCACGCGGGCCGGCGAGTTCTTGCCGGCGATCGCGCGGGCGAACATGCTCGACATCGACCATCACCTGGGCAACTCGCACTTCGGCGCGCTCAACTACGTCATCCCGACCGAGGCTTCGACCGGGACCTGCGTGCTGCGGCTGCTGCACGCGCTCGAGGTCGAGATCACGCCGGACATCGCGACCTGCATCCTGACCACGATCATGACCGACACCGGCGCGTTCATGCACACCAACACGACGGCCGACGTGCTGCGGATGTCGGCGGAGATGATCGAGCTGGGGGCGGACAAGCCGCTCATCACCGAGGAGATCTTCGCCAACAAGCGCTTCGCGGCGACCAAGCTGCTCGGGATGGCGCTCGAGCGCGCCGTGCTCGAGCAAGACGGGCGCTACTGCTGGACGTACGTCGACCAGGCGATGCTGACGGCGGCGCACGCCGACGGCGAGGACACGGAAGAGATCGTGCAGCACCTGCGCGCCGTCGAGGGCGTCGAGGCGGCCGCGCTGTTCAAGGACTACGACGGCGCGGTGCGGGTCAGCTTGCGGTCGAGCGGTCGGATCAACGTCCAGGCGGCGGCGGTGACGCTGGGCGGCGGCGGACACTTCATGGCGTCGGGGCTCACCTACGAGGGCGCTTTGCCCGCCGCCATCGACGGCGTGCGCGCGGCGCTGAAAGCGCAGGGTTTGTGA
- the rbfA gene encoding 30S ribosome-binding factor RbfA: MKQQRQARIDHEIQRALAKIISEDLKDPRLGFVTVVRCEITQDMKHCKVFVSIIGDRHVARQTMDALTSASRFLRGELGNAIDLRYTPELTFVEDRTTEKAIALHKTLERAAKVIDE; encoded by the coding sequence ATGAAGCAGCAGCGGCAGGCGCGGATCGATCATGAGATTCAGCGGGCGCTCGCCAAGATCATCAGCGAGGACCTCAAGGATCCGCGGCTGGGATTCGTGACGGTCGTGCGGTGCGAGATCACCCAGGACATGAAGCACTGCAAGGTGTTCGTGTCGATCATCGGCGATCGGCACGTCGCGCGGCAGACGATGGATGCGCTCACGTCGGCGTCGCGGTTCTTGCGCGGGGAGCTGGGGAACGCGATCGACCTTCGGTATACGCCGGAGCTGACGTTCGTCGAGGACCGGACGACGGAGAAGGCGATCGCGCTGCACAAGACGCTCGAGCGCGCCGCGAAGGTGATCGATGAGTAG
- a CDS encoding ATP-dependent Clp protease ATP-binding subunit has protein sequence MTATCEVCRQKPASVHDYAMRGGRWVEAEVCADCAKRRRRTPLAILGAAAAAAALVGGAAFAIDSVNRRGNAGEKGEPAAPNPTLRDLGRVFTGPSTLAQYSRDLTEAARRNELDPVIGRDDEVERVVSILARRSKNNPVLIGEPGVGKTAIVEGLAQRIARNDVPSALREKRVLALSLGPLVAGTKYRGEFEGRVKKIIDEVKRAGREVILFIDELHTLVGAGAAEGSLDLSSMIKPELARGELQCIGATTFDEYRKYVESDAALERRFQPVQVDEPTIEQTVTILRGLRPKYAAHHGVRIDDDALEAAAALSARYIADRYLPDKAIDVVDEAAAGASMRGEARVDVERVAAVVSRWTGIPQGTITDAQRAGLLALEGALEARVVGQGQAVRAVAEAIRRARAGLKDPRKPVGGFLFVGPSGVGKTELARALAHALFGTDDALVRLDLSEYTEAHTISRLLGAPPGYQGHEEAGQLTEPIRRRPYSVVLFDEIEKAHPDVAAILLQILDDGRVTDAKGRTIDFRHAIVVLTSNLDRDEVEGTLRPELLDRIDELIFFAELGRPQIERIVELQIAQLADRVGAHAMRLDLSEPARCFLADESMAQGSGARYVARTIARHVTTPLSEAILRGRLGGGQTARVDYDGTAVTVEAA, from the coding sequence ATGACCGCCACTTGTGAGGTCTGCCGGCAGAAACCGGCCAGCGTCCACGACTACGCCATGCGGGGTGGGCGCTGGGTCGAGGCCGAGGTCTGCGCGGACTGCGCCAAGCGGCGCCGCCGCACGCCGCTGGCGATCCTCGGGGCGGCCGCGGCCGCCGCCGCATTGGTCGGCGGCGCCGCCTTCGCGATCGACTCGGTCAACCGCCGCGGCAACGCGGGCGAGAAGGGCGAGCCGGCCGCGCCCAATCCGACCCTGCGCGACCTGGGCCGCGTCTTCACCGGTCCCTCGACGCTGGCCCAGTACTCGCGCGACCTAACCGAAGCGGCGCGGCGCAACGAGCTCGACCCGGTCATCGGACGCGACGACGAGGTCGAGCGCGTCGTCTCGATCCTCGCCCGGCGCAGCAAGAACAATCCGGTGCTGATCGGCGAGCCGGGCGTGGGTAAGACGGCGATCGTCGAAGGGCTCGCCCAGCGCATCGCGCGCAACGACGTACCGAGCGCGCTGCGCGAGAAGCGCGTGCTGGCGCTCTCGCTCGGTCCGCTGGTGGCCGGCACGAAATATCGCGGCGAGTTCGAAGGCCGCGTCAAGAAGATCATCGACGAGGTCAAGCGCGCGGGCCGCGAGGTGATCCTGTTCATCGACGAGCTGCACACGCTGGTCGGCGCCGGCGCCGCCGAAGGTTCGCTCGATCTGAGCTCGATGATCAAGCCGGAGCTGGCGCGCGGCGAGCTGCAGTGCATCGGCGCGACGACGTTCGACGAGTACCGCAAGTACGTCGAGTCCGACGCCGCGCTGGAACGGCGCTTCCAGCCGGTGCAGGTCGACGAGCCGACCATTGAACAGACGGTGACGATCCTGCGCGGCCTGCGGCCCAAGTACGCCGCGCACCACGGCGTGCGCATCGACGACGACGCGCTCGAAGCGGCGGCCGCCCTCTCCGCGCGCTACATCGCCGACCGCTATCTGCCCGACAAGGCGATCGACGTCGTCGACGAGGCCGCGGCCGGCGCGTCGATGCGCGGCGAGGCGCGCGTCGACGTCGAGCGGGTCGCGGCCGTCGTCTCGCGCTGGACCGGCATCCCGCAAGGGACGATCACCGACGCGCAGCGCGCCGGCCTGCTGGCGCTCGAAGGCGCGCTCGAAGCGCGCGTGGTCGGGCAAGGCCAAGCGGTGCGCGCGGTCGCCGAAGCGATTCGACGCGCGCGCGCCGGCCTCAAGGACCCGCGCAAACCGGTCGGCGGCTTCTTGTTCGTCGGGCCCAGCGGCGTCGGCAAGACCGAGCTGGCGCGCGCGCTGGCGCACGCGCTGTTCGGCACCGACGACGCGCTGGTGCGCCTCGATCTCTCCGAGTACACCGAAGCGCACACGATCTCGCGGCTGCTGGGCGCGCCGCCCGGCTATCAGGGCCACGAGGAGGCGGGCCAGCTGACCGAGCCGATCCGCCGCCGGCCCTATTCGGTGGTGCTGTTCGACGAGATCGAGAAAGCGCACCCCGACGTCGCCGCGATCCTGCTGCAGATCCTCGACGACGGCCGCGTCACCGACGCCAAGGGCCGCACGATCGACTTCCGCCACGCGATCGTCGTGCTCACGTCGAACCTGGATCGCGACGAGGTCGAGGGAACGTTGCGCCCCGAGCTGCTCGACCGCATCGACGAGCTGATCTTCTTCGCCGAGCTGGGCCGCCCGCAGATCGAGCGGATCGTCGAGCTGCAGATCGCGCAGTTGGCGGATCGGGTCGGCGCGCACGCGATGCGGCTCGACCTCTCCGAGCCGGCGCGGTGTTTCCTGGCCGACGAGAGCATGGCGCAGGGCAGCGGCGCGCGTTACGTCGCGCGGACGATCGCCCGCCACGTCACGACCCCGCTCTCCGAGGCCATCCTGCGCGGCCGCCTGGGCGGCGGCCAAACGGCCCGCGTCGACTACGACGGAACCGCCGTCACGGTGGAAGCCGCCTGA
- a CDS encoding TlpA disulfide reductase family protein, with translation MHVRRFLGTALAAAVSFAPLAALAVPPSGQPAPAFSVPTPQGKKLDLSTLKGKPVYLNFFASWCGPCNEEAPSIADLRAKYAKSGVQFVGIDELDGNGQGAAFEKKYHDPYGLVGIDDSGAVGHSYGAIAMPVHVFIDRKGNVVYARMGEMNAGEIEAQIKNALK, from the coding sequence GTGCACGTCCGTCGTTTTCTCGGTACCGCGCTGGCCGCGGCCGTCTCGTTTGCTCCCCTCGCCGCGCTCGCGGTGCCCCCGAGTGGGCAGCCCGCGCCCGCCTTCAGCGTGCCGACGCCGCAGGGGAAGAAGCTCGATCTGAGCACCCTGAAGGGCAAGCCCGTCTACCTCAACTTCTTCGCCTCGTGGTGCGGGCCGTGCAACGAGGAGGCGCCATCGATCGCCGACTTGCGCGCGAAGTACGCCAAGAGCGGCGTGCAGTTCGTCGGTATCGACGAGCTCGACGGGAACGGCCAAGGCGCGGCCTTCGAGAAGAAGTATCACGATCCGTACGGCCTGGTCGGCATCGACGACTCGGGCGCGGTCGGCCACAGCTACGGCGCGATCGCGATGCCCGTGCACGTCTTCATCGACCGCAAGGGCAACGTCGTCTACGCCCGTATGGGCGAGATGAACGCGGGCGAGATCGAAGCGCAGATCAAGAACGCGCTGAAGTAG